Within the Opitutaceae bacterium TAV5 genome, the region GCGGACAGACCGCGGCGAAGGCGTAGAGGGACTCCCTGACGACTTGCCGCGGCACCCTGGGGCGCACGCCCGCGGGAGCCCAGCAGGAGCGCAACACGCTGATGCGGCCAAAGCGTCCTTCGTCCATGAACAGCACCCTCAGCCTCGCGCCGTGACGCGCCTTTTCCTGTGCGAGGATCCCGGCGAACTTTTTTTAAACGCGACCTGCGCTTGCGGGTCTTTTTTGGGATGGGAGGGGCGCGGCACGATCTTGCGCCAGCCGGCCCTGGCCAGCAGACGGTAAACGGTGGTCGCCGCCACCGGGTGTCCGACCAGGTCCTCGTAGTCGCGCTTGAACGCGTGGGCCTGGATCATATGGCCCTCGCCGGCGGCGGGCACGTGCCTGGCCAGCAACCCGGTCTCCTGCTCCGTGGACAGATGCGAACGCCTGCGGCCCCCGCGTCCGGGCCTGCCGACCAGGAACACGTCGCCTTCGCGCAGGTAACGGGAATGCAGCATCCGCACCGTGTTCACACTCAAGCCGGTCACCATCGCAATCTGCTCGACGGGTGCCGCGTTCAAAGCTCGCATCAAAACCGCCTGCACCCGCCGTTGATCGGCCACGCTCCTGGCTTGGCGCAGGATCTCTCGCAGACGGGGCACGCAGCCTTCGGGAAACAACTTGGGTGGTCTCATCAAAAAGCCTCCTGTTATACTCCCCGAAACCTTCGGTTCTTATATCTTTGAATGCAACTTGGTATAACTGGCAATCCTTTGCGCTCTTTGCGGCCTTTGTGTAAAAATCCGAAGGTTTTGGGGCTTTGGTATGATTTCATTGCTTGTCCGATTTCACCTGTGCGCACCCGATCTGCCGGAAACATCATGAATGTAGCGACAGACGTCTCTGCCTTCCGGCCTCAAAACAGCGTGGCCTGCCAGAGGTCGTCGCGTTTGCCACCGTCGAGAGTGCTCATGCCGAGGAGCCAGGGTAGCGGCCGCTCCGCGATTGATCGCTCTTCGACCAGGCGGGTGAGCAGCAGCGCGCCGGCCAGCGCATCGTAAAGCGCGGCGTGGTACCGGCGCCGGTCCGGTGGACAATGCTCCGCCGCCACCGCATCGAGCTTCGCCTGCAATCCGAATGCCGTCACCAGTTCTCCCAGCTTCGCCGTCGCGAGTCCGTCGTATAATTGCGGATACAGCCGGCCGGTGTCGATCCAGGGTCCCCAATCCGTCAGCCGCTCTCCTTCCCTCGCAAAATCGGGCGAGGTTCGCGGATAGGGCCACACGGATTTGATCAGCGAATTTTCCGCCTGGGCAAAATGAGCGGCCAGCGGCCCCGATTCGCGAAAGCCGGCAAACAGTTCGAAATCGTCGTGAAACAGCGCGTGGGCCGCCACCGTTTCGGCATCGAGGCCGTGGACCGCGCTGTCCTCCGCCCGGATGCAGCCGGTCGCGCGGCAGAGGCGGGTGTGCGAACGGATGATCCCGCCGTCACGGATCGTCACCACACCGTACTCGAGAATGCCGGAAGCGAGGCTGCCTTCGAAATCGACGAAATGAATGAGATGACGGGTCCAGGACATGGCGGGCGCGGCGCGTGACGGTGAAGAGGTGTGCGTCTTCCGCGAACCCACAGCAACACCGGAGAGCGGGCGGGAGGCCAGAGCAAAGCACGGGCTGGAAGCCCGTGGTACTCATGGGCAGGATGCCCATGCCACATTGCGAGCAGGACGCCCGCGCCACCGACTCAGTTGGAAAGCGTCTGGATGATCCTGATGAGCGGCATGAACATCGCGATGACGATGGTGCCGACGATCACCGCGAGGAAGACGATCATGACCGGCTCGATGATCGACGTGATCGACGCGACGGCGTTGTCCACCTCGTCGTCGTACACGTCGGCGATGCGGTTGAGCATGTCGGGGAGCGCACCGGTTTCCTCGCCGACTTCCACCATCGAACTGACCATTGTCGGGAAGATGCGGGTGGCCTCGAGCGGTTTTCCCACGCTGTCACCCTCCTTCACGCGGTCGTGCACGGAGTTGAGCGCGTTGGCGACATGGACGTTGCCCGAGGTGTCGCGGGTGATGAGGAGAGCCTGGAGGATGGGGACGCCGGACGTGAGCAGGGTGCCGAGCGTGCGGGTGAAACGGCCGACCGCGGCCTTGAGGAAGAGAGGACCGACGGCGGGGGTCTTGATGAGAATCCTGTCGATGATACTGATGCCGAACTTCGTCTTTTTGAAGGCCTTGAAGAGTATCCAACCACCAATCACAATGCCGAGGGTGATCAGGAAATGGTCCTTGATGAATCGACTGACGCCGAGCACGAGACGGGTGATGTCGGGGAGAGGCTGGCCCTTGAGCAGGCCGTCGAAGATTTCCTCGAACTTGGGGATAACAAACACCATCAGCGCCGCCACAACCGCAACGGCCACGAACATGATGATCAGCGGGTAGGTCATGGCAGACTTGACCTTGCCTCTGATTTTCATGGCTTTTTCCATGAACTTCGAGAGGCGGTCGAGCACGGTGCCGAGCACGCCGCCCGCCTCGCCGGCCTTCACCATGTTCACATAAAGGCGGTCAAAAATTTTCGGATGCTGCAGGAGACCATCGGAAAAGGTACCGCCGGAGCGGATGGTCTCGGCGATGTCATCGATAGCCACTTTGAAGGCGGGTCTTTTTTCCTGCCGGGCCAGCGTTTCCAGGCTGCGGAGAATGGGCATGCCGGCGTTGATGAGGGTGGCAAGCTGGCGGGTGAAAAGGGTAAGGCCTTTCTGGTTGATGGCCTTGCCGAAGGTCATCGGCCTTTTCTTCTTCGTGCCGGAGCCGCCGAGATTGAGCCATGACTTGACATCGGCTCCACCGCCGCCCTGCCCTCCCTTGGCTGTTTTTTTCGGACCGAGCCGGAGGTTGCTCGCATTGCCTTCGCCCATGATCTGCGTCGGGAGCAGACCCTTGGCCTTGAGCTCGATCGTGGCTTGTTCGGAGGAGGCAGCTTCAATCACGCCCTTGCGGTCTTTGCCGGTGGCGGAATCAATGGCGGTGTAGGTGAACTTCGGCATAGGGGAGAATTTTTGATAAAAGATGCCGGATTTTCGCCCGCTGGCAAGATGACAGATGGGCCGGAAAGCCGGGAAATGCCCGCGAAACCCGCGAAATGACACAAAATCGGAATATCCTGTTTGCCTTTCGTGTCACCTCTCGGGTCTGGCGGACCAAAGATCAGGTGTACTTGACGACTTCTTCGATCGTGGTGGCGCCGTCGAAAATGGCCCGGAGACCGTCGTCGCGGAGGGTGCGCATGCCTTGTTCGAGCGCCTTTTGCTTGATGACCAGGGTGGGAGCGCGCTGCACGACGAGGTCGCGGACCGCCTCGCTCATGCGGAGCCATTCGTAGATGCCCATGCGGCCGCGGTAGCCGGTGTCGCTGCAGTGTTCGCAGCCCTTGCCGTAGAAAAACTCGCGGTCACCGATGTCGATGGGATCGATGCCGAGTTGCTGGAGGAGATCCGCCGGCGGCTCATAGGCGGTGCGGCATTTGCTGCAGATGCGGCGGACGAGACGTTGCGCGAGCACGGCTTCCAGCGACGAAGCGATAAGGAAGGGCTCGACGCCCATGTCCACGAGTCGCGTGACGGCGCCGGCGGCGTCGTTGGTGTGGAGCGTGGAAAGCACAAGGTGACCGGTCAGCGAAGCCTGGATGGAAATCTGGGCCGTTTCGAGATCGCGGATTTCACCGACCATGATCACGTCGGGATCCTGACGGAGGAAGGAGCGGAGAGCGGAAGCGAAGGTGAGGCCGACGGCGTGGTTCACCGGCACCTGCATGATGCCCTCGATTTCGTATTCGACCGGGTCCTCGGCAGTGAGGAGCTTCAGGTCGATGGTGTTGATGATGCGGAGAGCCGAGTAGAGGGTGGTCGTCTTGCCGGAACCGGTGGGGCCGGTAACGATAAAAATGCCGTTGGGGCGATGGATGATGTCGTGAATGCCTTCGTAGACATCCTCGGGCATGCCGAGCTGGCCGATCTCGAGCTGCACGGCGCTCTGGTCGAGCACGCGCAACACGACGGATTCGCCGAACTGGGTGGGCAGGGTGGAGACACGGAGATCGACGGGCTTGCCGTTGACCGTGAGCTTGATGCGCCCGTCCTGCGGGACGCGGCGTTCGGCGATGTTGAGGTTGGAAAGCACCTTGATGCGCGAGGTGATGGGAAGCGCAAGGTGCTTGGGCGGAGGCGACATCTCGTAGAGCGCGCCGTCGATGCGGTACCGGATCTTGAACTCGTGTTCGAAGGGCTCGAAATGGACGTCGGATGCCTTGTCCTTGATGGCCTGGCCGAGAACGAGATTGACGAACCGGATGATGGGCGTGGCGTTGGCCTGATTTTCAAGCTCGGCATCACTCAGCGACTCTTCATCGGAAGGTGTGGTGATGCCGGCGGTGCCCTCGCCGCTGAGTTCGCGCAGGAGGTCCTCGAGGCCGGTGCCGTCGTCTCCGTAGTGCAGGCGGATGAGCGCTTCGACCTTTTCGGGGTCGGTGACGATGAGGCGGACGTCCTTGCCGAGGGCAAAGGTCAGGTCGTCGATGATCTGGTTGTTGAACGGGTCGGTGGCGAGCAGATCGACGGAGATGCTGTCTCCGCGGAGGGGGACAACGCCGTACATGCGCGCGAGGCTGCCGGGAAGGCTGGCCACCTGTTCCTCGGTCAGGGCGGTCGGAGGCTCGGCGATGTAGTCGAGCCCCAGATTTTCGGCGATTTTGGCGAGAAGCGTATCCTTCTCGACAAGGTTGAGCTCGGTGATGAGCGCAGCGAGAGGCTTGCCGGTGGCCTTGTGCTCTTCGTTGAGATCATGCAGCGCCTGCGGCTCGATGAGGTGCTGGTCGCGACAGATTTCGAGAATGGCCTGGCTGTGAGCGTCGAACATAGGGGAAAGTGGAATCAGGAAATTAAGTTACACCGGCTTCAACTCCTCGCCCATTTCGATGAGTTTTTCGCGCATGGGGATCGGTTCCATGCACTTTTCCATCGCTTCGTCGGCGGTGATGAGTTTGCGGTTCACAAGACTGAGCAGATGGGTATCCAGCGGGATCATGCCGAGGGTAGAACCGGTCTGGATGTCGGAATTGATGCCGAAGGTTTTGTTGTCGCGGATCTTGGCTGCGATGGAGGTCGTCATGACCATGATCTCGTAGGCGGCGATGCGGCCACCGCCGATTTTTTTGCAGAGGGCCTGCGAGATGACGGCGATGATGGAGGACGCGAGCTGGGTGCGGATCATGTCCTTCATGTTGGCCGGGAAGGCGTCGACGATACGGTCAACGGTCTTGGCGGCGGAATTGGTGTGGAGCGTGCCAAAAACGAGGTGGCCCGTCTCGGCGGCGGAGATGGCGGCCTCGATGGTCTCGAGGTCACGCATTTCACCGACGAGGATGACGTCGGGGTCCTGGCGGAGGGCGCGTTTGATGGCCTCGGCGAAGGAGGGCACGTCCTGGCCGACTTCGCGCTGGGTCACGATGCAGTTTTTGTGCGGGTGGTAGTACTCGATGGGGTCCTCGACCGTGATGATGTGGCCTTCGCGGTTCTCGTTGATGTAGTTGATCATCGAGGCGAGGGTGGTGGTCTTGCCGGAGCCGGTCGGGCCGGTGACGAGAATGAGGCCACGCGGGCGGTAGAGGAGTTCGCGGGCCTTGTCGGGAAGGCCGATCTCGCGCAGACCGAACATCTTGTAGGGAATCTGGCGGAGAACGAGGCCGTAATTGCCCTTGGCCTTGAGCACGGAAACGCGGAAGCGGGCCTTGTCGAGGTAGGCGAAACCGAAGTCGGAGCCGCCGTTCATCTTGAGCGCCTGCTGGTGGACTTCGGGCGTGATGGCCAGGATGAGGTGCTCGGTGTCGGCGGGCGTCAGCGCGGGGCCGTCGATCGGCATCATGCTGCCGCTGATACGGAGTGTCGGCGGCTGGCCAACCTGGCAATGAAGGTCGGAGGCGTTCTGGTTCACAACCAGCTCCAGAAGGTCATTCATTTCGTAGCTCATGAGAGGATGTCTGAAAAAGGAGATGGGTTAGCGTTCGGGCCGGACCGATCAACTGATCGGTCCGATATGGTCTGGTCTGAAATAACTCAATTCGCGTCGCCGACGGTGATGGAGACGACTTCCTCGATGGTGGTGTAGCCGCCGAGAACCTTGCGGACGCCGTCCTCGCGCATCGTGCGCATGCCGAGGGAGCGGGCTTTCTCGCGGAGCCGCGAGGTGCCGACGTTGTCGTAGATCATCCGCTGGATTTCGTCGTTGACGATGAAGATCTCGAAAATGCCGGAGCGGCCGCGATAGCCGGTGTTGTGGCACTCGGCGCAGCCGGTGCCTTTCATGAAGGTCGCGCCGGACGCCTGCTGGGCGGTGATGTTGAGCGAACGGAGTTCGCGGGGATCGGGCACCCAGGGCTTCTTGCAGTGTTTGCAGATCTTGCGGACGAGGCGCTGCGCCATGACGGCGCGGAGCGAGGTCGACACGAGGAAGGGTTTCACGCCGATGTCGATGAGACGGGTGACGGCGCCGGGAGCGTCGTTGGTGTGGAGCGTGGAAAACACCATGTGACCGGTCAGCGAGGCGTTGATCGCGATTTCGGCCGTCTCGAGATCGCGGATTTCACCGACCATCACGATATTGGGCGCCTGGCGCAACATGGCGCGCAGGGCGGAGGCAAACGTCATGCCGACTTCGTGGCGCACGGGCACCTGGTTGACGCCGGAGAGCTGGTATTCGACCGGGTCCTCGACGGTGATGAGCTTGCGGTCGGGCTTGTTGATGAAGTGGAGGCAGGAGTAGAGCGTCGTCGTCTTGCCGGAACCGGTGGGGCCGGTGACGAGAAAGATGCCGTCGGGCATCGAGATGATCTTCTCCATCGTCGCCTGGTCGTCACTGAGAAAACCGAGCTCGGGGAGACCGAGCGAGAGGCCTTCCTTGTCGAGAATACGCATGACGATGGATTCGCCATGCGCGGTCGGGAGCGAGGAGACACGAAGATCGATCTGCTTGCCGCTGAAATTGATCTGGATGCGGCCGTCCTGCGGGATGCGCTTTTCGGCGATCGAGATGTTGGCCATGATCTTCACGCGGGAGATCACCGCGAGTTGCAGACGCTTGGCGGGGCCGTCGACCTCGATGAGCACGCCGTCGATGCGGTAGCGGACGCGGAAACTTTTTTCGAGCGGCTCGAGGTGGATGTCGGACGCGCGCCGCTGGATCGCCTCGAGGATGATCTGGTAAACGAGCTTGATGATCGGCGCATCCACGTCGTCGCCTGAGGCCATGCCGGCGGCGGCTTCGGTGACGGTGTTGATCTGCGACTCGTCGGTGGCGGAAAAGTCGTCAAGGAGGGCGTCGAGCGTGGCGGCATCCTTGCCGTAATAGCGCTCGATGGCTTTTTCGATTTCGTCGAGCGGGGCGATGGCCGGCTCGATCGTGAGCTTCAGGAGATGGGTAAGGTTGTCGATGGTATCGACATCGAGCGGATCACTGATGGCGATGCGGAGCGTGTGGCCGGTGAGCTCGACCGGGAAGACCTTGTACCGCGAGGCGATGGCCCGGGTCATCTTCTTGAGCAACTCGGGCGAGGGCCGGAGCGCGTGCATGTCGATCAGCGGCATCCCGAACTCGTCGGCCAGCATCTTCGAGATCTGCTGCGTGGTGATCTGCTGCTCCGACGTGAGCACTTCGAGCACCTTGGGAGGCGGCCGGGTCAGGTCGGTGTGCTGCGCGATGATCGCGCGGGCGGTATCAATCTGTTCTTGTGTCAGCAGGCCCTTGTCGAGGGCGAGCTGGATGACGAAATCATCGGCGGATGTCACGGGGGATGTCGTTGAGCCGATAGGCCAGGTGGGAATGTGCTGAGTGGAAGTGGGACAAAGCAGTTCGCTAACGGCTCAGGTTCAACAAAAATTCAGCGTTTGTGCGGGTTTTCTTCAGGCGCTGGATGAACATGTCCATCGCCTCGACCGGCGGAATGCCCTGCATGGCGCGGCGCAAACCGTACACGCGCTGCATTTCGTCGGGGTGGTAGATGAGCTCTTCCTTGCGGGTGCCGGAGCGGTCGATGTTGATGGCCGGGAAGATGCGCTTGTCGGAGAGGCCGCGGTCGAGGTGGAGCTCCATGTTGCCGGTGCCCTTGAACTCCTCGAAGATGACTTCGTCCATGCGCGAACCGGTGTCGATGAGCGCGGTGCCGAGGATGGTGAGCGAGCCGCCGCCCTCGATGTTGCGCGCGGAGCCGAAGAAACGCTTGGGTTTCTGCAACGCGGTGGCCTCGACGCCGCCCGACATGATCTTGCCGGAATTGGAGGCGAGGGCGTTGTAGGCGCGGGCGAGACGGGTGATCGAGTCCAGCAGGATGACGACGTGGCCGCCCTTTTCGACGAGCCGGCGGGCCTTTTCGATGACCATCTCGGCGGCATGCACGTGGCTTTCGGGCGCCTCGTCGAAGGTCGAGGAGACGACCTCGCCCTTGCAGTGCCGCTTGAAGTCGGTGACTTCCTCGGGACGCTCGTCCACGAGGAGGATGATGAGCTTCGCCTCCGGGTAGTTGTTGGAGATGGAGTTGGCGATGTTGTGGAGGAGGACGGTCTTGCCGGTGCGGGGCGGGGCCACGATGAGGCCGCGCTGGCCGAAGCCGATCGGCGTGAGCAGGTCCACGGCGCGCATCGAGATGTCCTTGTGGATCTCGGGCGCCTCCATGAGGATGCGGCGGAGCGGGTAATAGGGGATGAGCTCCTCGAAGGCGACGACCCGGGCGACGTCTTCGGGCGAACCGCCCATGACGCTGCGGATGCCGACGGCCGCCGGGCAACGTTCGCCTTCGCCGGGCGCGGTCACCCAGGCCTGGATCTGGTGGCCGCGCTTGAGCCCGTAACGCCTGACGAGCGATT harbors:
- a CDS encoding pilus biosynthesis protein PilC, with translation MPKFTYTAIDSATGKDRKGVIEAASSEQATIELKAKGLLPTQIMGEGNASNLRLGPKKTAKGGQGGGGADVKSWLNLGGSGTKKKRPMTFGKAINQKGLTLFTRQLATLINAGMPILRSLETLARQEKRPAFKVAIDDIAETIRSGGTFSDGLLQHPKIFDRLYVNMVKAGEAGGVLGTVLDRLSKFMEKAMKIRGKVKSAMTYPLIIMFVAVAVVAALMVFVIPKFEEIFDGLLKGQPLPDITRLVLGVSRFIKDHFLITLGIVIGGWILFKAFKKTKFGISIIDRILIKTPAVGPLFLKAAVGRFTRTLGTLLTSGVPILQALLITRDTSGNVHVANALNSVHDRVKEGDSVGKPLEATRIFPTMVSSMVEVGEETGALPDMLNRIADVYDDEVDNAVASITSIIEPVMIVFLAVIVGTIVIAMFMPLIRIIQTLSN
- a CDS encoding type IV fimbrial assembly protein PilB — protein: MFDAHSQAILEICRDQHLIEPQALHDLNEEHKATGKPLAALITELNLVEKDTLLAKIAENLGLDYIAEPPTALTEEQVASLPGSLARMYGVVPLRGDSISVDLLATDPFNNQIIDDLTFALGKDVRLIVTDPEKVEALIRLHYGDDGTGLEDLLRELSGEGTAGITTPSDEESLSDAELENQANATPIIRFVNLVLGQAIKDKASDVHFEPFEHEFKIRYRIDGALYEMSPPPKHLALPITSRIKVLSNLNIAERRVPQDGRIKLTVNGKPVDLRVSTLPTQFGESVVLRVLDQSAVQLEIGQLGMPEDVYEGIHDIIHRPNGIFIVTGPTGSGKTTTLYSALRIINTIDLKLLTAEDPVEYEIEGIMQVPVNHAVGLTFASALRSFLRQDPDVIMVGEIRDLETAQISIQASLTGHLVLSTLHTNDAAGAVTRLVDMGVEPFLIASSLEAVLAQRLVRRICSKCRTAYEPPADLLQQLGIDPIDIGDREFFYGKGCEHCSDTGYRGRMGIYEWLRMSEAVRDLVVQRAPTLVIKQKALEQGMRTLRDDGLRAIFDGATTIEEVVKYT
- the rho gene encoding transcription termination factor Rho (An RNA-DNA helicase that actively releases nascent mRNAs from paused transcription complexes), coding for MALDQLYALTAKEITARATALGATFEAPPSRKLALEAFFKAAATQNLPMTDRGWLDITDKGYGFLVHEHVNYRLYPENTYVPESLVRRYGLKRGHQIQAWVTAPGEGERCPAAVGIRSVMGGSPEDVARVVAFEELIPYYPLRRILMEAPEIHKDISMRAVDLLTPIGFGQRGLIVAPPRTGKTVLLHNIANSISNNYPEAKLIILLVDERPEEVTDFKRHCKGEVVSSTFDEAPESHVHAAEMVIEKARRLVEKGGHVVILLDSITRLARAYNALASNSGKIMSGGVEATALQKPKRFFGSARNIEGGGSLTILGTALIDTGSRMDEVIFEEFKGTGNMELHLDRGLSDKRIFPAINIDRSGTRKEELIYHPDEMQRVYGLRRAMQGIPPVEAMDMFIQRLKKTRTNAEFLLNLSR
- a CDS encoding type IV fimbrial assembly protein PilB, with translation MTSADDFVIQLALDKGLLTQEQIDTARAIIAQHTDLTRPPPKVLEVLTSEQQITTQQISKMLADEFGMPLIDMHALRPSPELLKKMTRAIASRYKVFPVELTGHTLRIAISDPLDVDTIDNLTHLLKLTIEPAIAPLDEIEKAIERYYGKDAATLDALLDDFSATDESQINTVTEAAAGMASGDDVDAPIIKLVYQIILEAIQRRASDIHLEPLEKSFRVRYRIDGVLIEVDGPAKRLQLAVISRVKIMANISIAEKRIPQDGRIQINFSGKQIDLRVSSLPTAHGESIVMRILDKEGLSLGLPELGFLSDDQATMEKIISMPDGIFLVTGPTGSGKTTTLYSCLHFINKPDRKLITVEDPVEYQLSGVNQVPVRHEVGMTFASALRAMLRQAPNIVMVGEIRDLETAEIAINASLTGHMVFSTLHTNDAPGAVTRLIDIGVKPFLVSTSLRAVMAQRLVRKICKHCKKPWVPDPRELRSLNITAQQASGATFMKGTGCAECHNTGYRGRSGIFEIFIVNDEIQRMIYDNVGTSRLREKARSLGMRTMREDGVRKVLGGYTTIEEVVSITVGDAN
- a CDS encoding DNA polymerase III produces the protein MSWTRHLIHFVDFEGSLASGILEYGVVTIRDGGIIRSHTRLCRATGCIRAEDSAVHGLDAETVAAHALFHDDFELFAGFRESGPLAAHFAQAENSLIKSVWPYPRTSPDFAREGERLTDWGPWIDTGRLYPQLYDGLATAKLGELVTAFGLQAKLDAVAAEHCPPDRRRYHAALYDALAGALLLTRLVEERSIAERPLPWLLGMSTLDGGKRDDLWQATLF
- a CDS encoding twitching motility protein PilT, yielding MSYEMNDLLELVVNQNASDLHCQVGQPPTLRISGSMMPIDGPALTPADTEHLILAITPEVHQQALKMNGGSDFGFAYLDKARFRVSVLKAKGNYGLVLRQIPYKMFGLREIGLPDKARELLYRPRGLILVTGPTGSGKTTTLASMINYINENREGHIITVEDPIEYYHPHKNCIVTQREVGQDVPSFAEAIKRALRQDPDVILVGEMRDLETIEAAISAAETGHLVFGTLHTNSAAKTVDRIVDAFPANMKDMIRTQLASSIIAVISQALCKKIGGGRIAAYEIMVMTTSIAAKIRDNKTFGINSDIQTGSTLGMIPLDTHLLSLVNRKLITADEAMEKCMEPIPMREKLIEMGEELKPV